AACACTTCTGCTGTTGCTCGTACTGAATTCTGCATTGCTGGTGATACTCGTGATGCGCCATCATGGTCCGCCCATGCGTCCGCCTTTCCCGCCTATGCGCCCTGATATGCAGATGCCCGGCGGCCCGCACGCAGGCCCGCGCGATTTTCTCGTGCATGAACTGGATCTGAATTCCGATCAGCAGAAAAAATTCGACGACATGATCTTTGCGCATCGTCAGTTGATGGAAGAATTGCAGCGGAAGATTCATGATCACCGCGATTCGCTGATTCACGAACTCGGAAAGAATAATTCCGATTCTTCATTGGTAAATTCGCTGACGATGGAGATCGGCGCAGACCAGGCGGCGATCGAGAAAAATAATTTCAATCACTTCCGCTCTTTAAGAATGATCTGCACTGATCAGCAGAAACTGAAATTCGACAGTGTGATCACGATCGCGCTTCACATGATGGGACCCGAAGGACATCCGCATCCGCACTCTCCGGGAAACTTTTAAAAAATAAAAACCCAAAACCCAAAAAACAAAAGTCAATTGGGATTTGAGTTTGTGATTTGCCTGCCCGCCCGGATGACCCGGTTGGACGGGCCGTAGGCAGGCAATTTTTATTTCTTACTGATGCGGATGCTGTTTAATATATTCATCAAGTGCATCGGTAGAGGAAGAAAAACTGAATCCATCATTTAACTGGTAATAATTATTCGGATCCGTTGTTTTTCCATAAGCAAATTTTGCCCAGTCGAGTTTGTTGTCTTCGAAGGAGAACATGCCCATTATTTCTTTCACCTGCGCCGTACTCATGCAATTGGAATTGAGAATTTGTTTCGCCACTTTTAATTTCCCTTCTTCGAAAGATTGTTTATCAATGGACGCTTTTGCGTTGGTGAAATCACTTTCCGACATGGGGAATGCACAAACATTCGCGGTATTACTTGCTGTTGTTGCTCCGGTAGATTGAGTATTTGTATTGGAAGACGTGGTGGTGGAAGAAGTGGTGGTAGTGGTGGTCGTTGAAGAACCTGTTGCCGGGCCCATTCCTGTAATATTGATATTCACACCCACACCACCTGCATTCACGCCCACATTTGCGCCGTCGGCAGAAGAAGTAGTGGTTGTAGTGGTAGTGGTTGTAGCTCCGGTTCCATCGGTAACAGTTGTTCCGGTAGAAACATTTCCTGCATTCGGATCATTCGTTGTTGTGGTTCCGGTAGTGGTGGTGGAAACGGTGGTGCTTGTTCCGCCGATCATGACTGATCCGGCAGGGTTGTATTGGTACACAACCTGTGTTGCCGAACTTGTTGACGTCCCGGTGATGTCGGCAACACTTTGCCCTTTCAGTTTCAAACCATTTTTTCCCTGAGCAATGGCGTAGGTGAATTCCTTGTTCGTCACATTCTCACCGCCGTCCATCATATAAACGTTTTGATCGATGGGCGCCATTTTTGTGTCTTCGAAGATCACGCGTACTTTGTAATTCGGCGCGTTGAGCCCGACCACCTTTACATTGGTTTCGGGTTTTTCATTTTGTTTGAGTCCGTTCACGATGAGTGTGAAGCGGTAACCGTCCTGCGAGAAGACGACAATGTTGTTCGATTGTTGTGCAGAAGCAAAGGATGTTGTGAAGAACAATATTGCGATTGCAGAGATCTGGAGAAAAGTTTTCATGAGGATTTTGTTTTTGATTTCGTGAGGTACAATTTCAACTGTTGTGCCAGACCTGTTGTGAGTTCACAGGAATCCGGAAACAAGGTACGCCGGAGTTTTGTTCCGTGTGGTTGTAAAATTCTTTTTTGATTCGGGGTTGTTGAGGAATGATCATGCAACAAATGTAGTTGTGGGCGCTGTGAAATCAATTTTAAAGTGTACATAATATGTTATTTTAGAATCATAAATCAGGTTAAGGAGTATTTCATATAATGAGAAATCTTATCTTGGCACGTCTGTTGTGAGTTCACATTATAGATAGTTTAATCGTAATAAAAATTATTTTCATGAATCAACTCTTACAGAACAGGTATAATGAGCTCGGTACGGAGCAGCGATCCGAATTGCGGCACGAGTTGAAAGATTCTCCCATGGCGCTGAAACTGATCGGAATTCTTGAACAGAAAAAAGATAAGAAGATCAATATGATCGAAGTGATCGGTTTATTGTATGGAAATGAAACAGGTTTTGAAGTGAGAAGGAATCGTTATTTCAAATTACGGAGACTCTTGCTCGACCGGATGGAAATCCAGGGCACAGACGAAAAAAGATCATCCGGAAAATTACTTCCACTTGAGAAAAAACTTTTTGAATGCCGGCAATTGGTCAGTGAAAATCATTTTCAATTAGCGAAGCAGCAACTCCGAGAACTGGTGAATGAATGTCGTGAACGGAATATTTTCGAGATCTACCCGGAAGCAGTGAGCCAGCTTATCTATTGCAATCTCGCCATGAACGTGCTGAAAGAAAATCAGAAACTCGCTGATGAATTGGTTGAAGCGAGTAAACTTCTTCACGATCTGCGATTGATGCAGGCCATCGTTCGTAAATTGTATTCGCACGTGGTAGCGCGATCGCACACGCACGTGCATGAAGCGCTTGCCCATCTGCGTCGCATTGCCATTCGAAGAAAAAATTTTCCGCGTTATCGTTTGTTCTATCATTTCACGGTGATCACGAATACTTCCGGAATTCCGGGTGGCAGTACAAAAGCAACAGCCCGTCATTTCACATCACTCAAACGTCTTCTTGAAAAACATCCCGGAATGCCGGCTGGATATTATGAGGCAAATGCTGCGACCATTCTGCAGTTTTATCTGAATATGGCGGAGGGCACACATTATTTCATGAAAGGAAATGTGCCGGCCTGTTATCGTCTTTTCAAAGAAGCGTGGAGCATTCAGGATCGCACGCCTAACCTGCGCATACGCAGGAGCGAGAGTAGTTTCTCCAATAGGATCGCTATAGAAATTGCCACCGGCAGATTCCGTGATGCGTTGAAAACTGCAGAAGAACTTATAGAATTCCAGAAAGAACAACACCAGGAAGAAAAAAGATTGAAAGGATTTGCAGACATGGCGATGATCTATACTTATTCGTGGCCGACATTGACGTGCAAAGATCCGGACTTCATCAAAGGAAAACTGCGTGAGTATATTTCTTCATTGAAGAAAAATGATTCGCCGCAGTTGACCGAAGCTTTAACGACACAGGCCGTTTTTCTTTTTCTGAATAAAGAATTCCGTGAAGCTTCTAAGATTGCGAAGCAAACCGCTGTGATGAAAATGTTTTCCGCAATGGGATTGGAAATTTATAATGAACTGTTGCTATTGACGGACAGATCGACGGCTGCGGAAATTGATGCGCTAAAGAAAAAAACAGAAGTGACCCTGCATCATGCCGTTTCATCTGATCTTGTTATTTCCATGAAACGCGCAATGAACCTGGTTAAGCTGGTGGAGAAATGAGGAGGAATAATTCCATTCCACAAAATGAAAATTGTTTTTTCTGAGTTCAGTATTTTTTCGAGAATGGCTGATTCTGGCACTATTTCCATCGGATTCTGCGATT
The genomic region above belongs to Bacteroidota bacterium and contains:
- a CDS encoding DUF4476 domain-containing protein encodes the protein MKTFLQISAIAILFFTTSFASAQQSNNIVVFSQDGYRFTLIVNGLKQNEKPETNVKVVGLNAPNYKVRVIFEDTKMAPIDQNVYMMDGGENVTNKEFTYAIAQGKNGLKLKGQSVADITGTSTSSATQVVYQYNPAGSVMIGGTSTTVSTTTTGTTTTNDPNAGNVSTGTTVTDGTGATTTTTTTTTSSADGANVGVNAGGVGVNINITGMGPATGSSTTTTTTTSSTTTSSNTNTQSTGATTASNTANVCAFPMSESDFTNAKASIDKQSFEEGKLKVAKQILNSNCMSTAQVKEIMGMFSFEDNKLDWAKFAYGKTTDPNNYYQLNDGFSFSSSTDALDEYIKQHPHQ
- a CDS encoding periplasmic heavy metal sensor, translating into MDILENKKFTGATLLLLLVLNSALLVILVMRHHGPPMRPPFPPMRPDMQMPGGPHAGPRDFLVHELDLNSDQQKKFDDMIFAHRQLMEELQRKIHDHRDSLIHELGKNNSDSSLVNSLTMEIGADQAAIEKNNFNHFRSLRMICTDQQKLKFDSVITIALHMMGPEGHPHPHSPGNF